The following are from one region of the Cloacibacterium sp. TD35 genome:
- a CDS encoding asparagine synthase-related protein, whose product MRKGFSVRIFNGEIESFCRFQEGLFDNVIIEDERFLIAIEGVILNKKSLCQEFASSNFNDLVLDLFKQKKQHFFALLEGEFSGFIIDKSEKTVFAFTNVTSTQKVFYYRSKDLILIDTSIKNIVENLKSNNIQFQIDVESIYQMLAFTNIIENKTPIKNIFKIYDASYIKVDAENLSIKEEQYFNVEAERFLGSKNEAIDTIDEIFSKSIALEYEKDDELGKNHFSLLSGGLDSRVAVLYAEKLQLNPNKVFCFSQSNYLDETISRKIAEKFNFDYDFVPLDGGIFLKNIDKMVSISEGMVLYTGAIHADYAMQNMVGDNFGLIHSGQVGDGVLGGFNTVPDVQKPTNKKIVVNSHFLPKVSENLEKIKSQYEREELFYLRNIAFNRAVFGGQVFQQFSYQTSPFMTKDFMSFAISLPEKWKFNHRFYLEWIKEHCKEATLFKWERTMMNPNAHWKTTLGDHFKKRLVNVFYNKIFGKEYKISMYPYQFYFDSNPKIQSYYNDYFQSNIWFLDGYKELQKDIQELYHRKDFFSKSSAVNILAIFKYYLS is encoded by the coding sequence ATGAGAAAAGGGTTTTCGGTTAGAATTTTCAATGGAGAAATAGAATCTTTTTGTAGATTTCAAGAAGGGTTATTTGATAATGTGATTATAGAAGATGAACGTTTTCTCATCGCTATAGAAGGGGTAATTCTCAATAAAAAATCACTTTGCCAGGAATTTGCCTCATCAAATTTTAATGACTTAGTTCTTGATTTATTCAAGCAAAAAAAACAACATTTTTTTGCACTTTTAGAAGGTGAATTTTCAGGGTTCATTATAGATAAAAGTGAAAAAACAGTGTTCGCGTTTACCAATGTCACTTCTACACAAAAGGTCTTTTATTATCGTTCAAAGGATTTAATTCTCATTGACACCTCTATTAAAAATATTGTGGAGAATTTAAAATCCAATAATATTCAATTCCAAATTGATGTAGAAAGTATTTACCAAATGCTGGCTTTTACCAATATTATTGAAAATAAAACACCAATAAAGAATATTTTTAAAATTTATGATGCATCTTATATAAAAGTTGATGCAGAAAATTTATCTATAAAAGAAGAGCAATATTTTAATGTAGAAGCAGAGAGATTTTTAGGAAGCAAAAATGAAGCAATTGATACCATTGACGAAATTTTTTCAAAATCGATTGCGTTAGAATATGAAAAAGATGATGAACTAGGCAAAAATCATTTTTCTCTTTTAAGTGGAGGTTTAGACAGTAGAGTTGCCGTTTTATATGCGGAAAAATTGCAGCTAAATCCCAATAAAGTTTTTTGTTTTTCGCAGAGCAATTATTTAGACGAAACCATTTCTAGGAAAATCGCTGAAAAATTTAATTTTGATTATGATTTTGTTCCATTAGATGGCGGAATTTTCTTGAAAAACATAGATAAAATGGTTTCTATTTCAGAAGGAATGGTTTTATACACAGGAGCTATTCATGCTGATTATGCGATGCAAAATATGGTTGGTGATAACTTTGGATTAATTCACTCTGGACAAGTTGGTGATGGTGTTTTAGGTGGTTTTAATACGGTTCCCGATGTACAAAAACCTACCAACAAGAAAATAGTAGTTAATAGTCATTTTTTACCAAAAGTCTCTGAAAATCTAGAAAAAATAAAATCTCAATATGAGAGAGAAGAGCTTTTTTATCTCAGGAATATCGCTTTTAACAGGGCCGTTTTTGGAGGGCAAGTATTCCAGCAGTTCTCGTATCAGACTTCTCCTTTTATGACAAAAGATTTTATGAGTTTTGCTATAAGTTTGCCAGAAAAATGGAAATTTAACCATCGTTTTTACTTAGAATGGATTAAAGAACATTGTAAAGAGGCAACTCTTTTCAAATGGGAACGAACCATGATGAACCCCAATGCTCATTGGAAAACGACTCTTGGAGATCATTTTAAAAAAAGATTGGTAAATGTTTTTTACAATAAAATTTTCGGAAAGGAATATAAAATAAGCATGTATCCTTATCAATTTTATTTTGATTCAAATCCAAAAATTCAATCTTATTATAACGATTATTTTCAGTCAAATATTTGGTTTTTAGACGGTTATAAAGAACTTCAAAAAGATATTCAAGAATTATATCATCGTAAAGATTTTTTTTCAAAATCTTCAGCGGTGAATATTCTCGCTATTTTTAAATATTATTTGTCATAA
- a CDS encoding glycosyltransferase, translating into MSNHTRHKILFISSWFPNQLEPTNGNFVQRHAEAVSLLHDVGVLHAIGDFNQKEKFVFDDQVINGIRTLIVYYKNSKNPLQNFLRRMKAYQLGFKKMQKPDLVHGNVLHNNMFFAVSLKRKYGIPFVISEHWSIFQEQNHAKSSKSARFLAKKIAEKASFILPVTENLISGLRKLGITTPMKVVGNVVDTDLFSPKCKESENFTFLHISNLIALKNPKKIIKAAIDLHQINPHFELQIGGDGDLKPLQEIIHENKAEDYIKTFGMLSLEHVSEKMKTANCFVLFSDYENQPCVILESLASGIPVIATNVGGIPELLSGNRGVLIAKNDTGSLFHAMKNVLDKKVEFETPENARKFVEENYSKQVIAEKFSEIYNQVLS; encoded by the coding sequence TTGAGCAATCATACACGACATAAAATTCTCTTCATTTCGTCTTGGTTTCCTAATCAATTAGAACCTACGAATGGAAACTTTGTACAGCGTCATGCAGAAGCTGTTTCTTTGCTTCATGATGTGGGAGTTCTTCATGCGATTGGCGATTTTAACCAAAAAGAGAAATTCGTTTTTGATGATCAAGTTATCAATGGAATCAGAACGCTGATTGTATATTACAAGAATTCCAAAAATCCACTGCAGAATTTTTTGAGAAGAATGAAAGCCTATCAATTGGGTTTCAAAAAAATGCAAAAACCAGATTTGGTTCATGGGAATGTTCTTCATAATAATATGTTTTTTGCAGTATCACTAAAAAGAAAATACGGAATTCCGTTTGTGATTTCAGAACATTGGTCAATTTTTCAAGAACAGAATCATGCTAAAAGTTCTAAATCTGCTCGCTTTTTAGCAAAGAAAATAGCAGAAAAAGCATCTTTCATTCTTCCTGTCACCGAAAATTTAATTTCAGGTTTGCGAAAATTAGGAATCACTACTCCTATGAAAGTAGTCGGAAATGTGGTAGATACAGATTTGTTTTCGCCTAAGTGTAAAGAATCTGAAAACTTCACTTTTTTACATATTTCTAATCTAATTGCTCTTAAAAATCCTAAAAAAATTATCAAAGCAGCAATAGATTTACATCAAATAAATCCCCATTTTGAATTACAAATTGGCGGTGATGGCGATTTGAAGCCTTTACAAGAAATTATCCATGAGAACAAGGCAGAAGATTATATCAAAACTTTTGGGATGCTTAGTTTAGAACATGTTTCAGAGAAAATGAAAACAGCGAATTGTTTTGTACTTTTCAGTGATTATGAAAATCAACCTTGTGTGATTTTAGAAAGTTTAGCTTCTGGGATTCCTGTTATTGCTACGAACGTTGGCGGTATTCCAGAATTGTTAAGTGGAAATAGAGGCGTTTTAATAGCCAAAAATGATACAGGTTCTTTATTCCATGCTATGAAAAATGTTTTGGACAAGAAAGTAGAATTTGAAACCCCTGAAAATGCAAGAAAATTTGTAGAAGAAAATTATTCTAAGCAAGTAATCGCCGAAAAATTTTCTGAAATTTATAATCAAGTTTTATCATGA
- a CDS encoding oligosaccharide flippase family protein, with protein sequence MKSLQEFLQNFFKNKGQYVFFSLLIAKVCGLISSIAVVRLLSQSDFGMMTIVASVFAVFATFSGFGSAQGFLRFGATAEQTEEKEKLHQHFFLQGFLYQLILSALFILSSIFFVKQYGNVLLIFIFFTIRLIGFYFFNHIQSYFRVYHDNKNFARVNNVVNVFGLILIIILTYFFGLKGYLLAISLAPFLSLFWFFKYKILNFQRIKFQKKELWSYSFHAVFTAFLSDFLFSLDILLLGFLLNENAVADYKVAIILPSNLTFLALSMLQADFPKIAKNAHNQSFVKDYISNYYKIFIPICLVIFGISFFFAKEILTIFFSAQYANEIQVFQILVVTFLMNILFRNLFGNLLSAVGEMKKNTVISIFSLIVLAISAYLLVPKLQILGMGISVFLAMSFSGFLGMFFFWKYFKKLG encoded by the coding sequence ATGAAGAGCCTTCAAGAATTTTTGCAGAATTTTTTTAAAAATAAAGGTCAATACGTTTTTTTTTCACTATTGATTGCAAAAGTCTGTGGACTTATTTCGTCTATTGCGGTGGTAAGATTGCTTTCGCAAAGTGATTTTGGAATGATGACAATTGTGGCTTCTGTTTTTGCGGTTTTTGCTACTTTTAGTGGATTTGGTTCTGCGCAAGGATTTTTAAGATTCGGAGCCACTGCAGAGCAAACAGAAGAAAAAGAAAAACTTCACCAGCATTTTTTTCTTCAAGGATTTTTGTATCAGTTAATTCTTTCTGCTCTTTTTATCCTTTCAAGCATTTTTTTCGTTAAGCAATATGGTAATGTTTTGCTGATTTTTATATTTTTCACCATTCGGCTGATTGGTTTTTATTTTTTCAATCATATACAGTCTTACTTTAGGGTGTATCATGATAACAAGAACTTTGCTCGAGTGAATAATGTGGTCAATGTTTTTGGACTGATTTTAATTATTATTTTAACTTACTTTTTCGGATTAAAAGGATATTTATTGGCTATTTCACTTGCGCCATTTTTATCTTTGTTCTGGTTTTTTAAATATAAAATTCTAAACTTTCAGAGAATAAAATTTCAAAAAAAAGAACTTTGGAGTTATTCGTTTCATGCTGTTTTTACTGCTTTTTTATCAGATTTTCTGTTTTCTTTAGATATCTTACTTTTGGGATTTTTATTAAACGAAAATGCGGTAGCAGATTATAAAGTAGCAATAATTTTACCTTCCAATCTTACCTTTTTGGCATTGTCTATGTTACAAGCAGATTTTCCTAAAATCGCTAAAAACGCTCATAATCAATCCTTTGTAAAAGATTATATTTCAAATTACTATAAGATTTTCATTCCGATTTGTTTGGTTATTTTTGGAATATCATTTTTCTTTGCCAAAGAAATTTTAACGATATTTTTCTCGGCTCAATATGCCAATGAAATCCAAGTGTTTCAAATTTTAGTAGTGACATTTTTAATGAATATCTTGTTCAGAAATTTATTTGGTAATCTACTTTCTGCAGTTGGAGAAATGAAGAAAAACACAGTTATTTCTATATTTTCATTGATTGTTTTGGCGATTTCTGCTTATCTTTTAGTTCCAAAATTACAAATCTTAGGAATGGGAATCAGTGTTTTTTTAGCGATGAGTTTTTCAGGATTTCTAGGCATGTTTTTTTTCTGGAAGTATTTTAAAAAATTAGGTTAG
- a CDS encoding FixH family protein encodes MKFTWGHGIVVALGLFISFILYLIFIFPIGKQNSELVTENYYEDELSYEKVIIAKKNAANLTAKPQYAQLPYGIRIAFPKDINNENAKIEYYLYRTNDKTQDKTGSVQLDTDNSFLIPKNFMIPGSYTLKVLWTKDGKDYQVDYDVEWK; translated from the coding sequence ATGAAATTCACTTGGGGACATGGTATAGTAGTCGCTTTAGGACTTTTTATATCCTTTATTTTGTATTTAATTTTCATTTTTCCAATTGGTAAACAGAATTCTGAGTTGGTTACCGAAAATTATTATGAAGACGAATTATCTTATGAAAAAGTGATCATCGCTAAAAAAAATGCGGCAAACTTAACTGCAAAACCTCAATATGCACAGTTGCCTTACGGAATTAGAATTGCTTTCCCTAAAGATATCAACAATGAAAATGCTAAAATAGAGTACTATTTATACAGAACCAATGACAAAACCCAAGACAAAACAGGTTCTGTACAACTAGATACTGATAATAGCTTTTTAATCCCTAAGAATTTTATGATTCCTGGTTCATATACACTAAAAGTTTTGTGGACCAAAGATGGAAAAGATTACCAAGTAGATTATGACGTAGAATGGAAATAA
- a CDS encoding sulfite exporter TauE/SafE family protein: MEITLILAALGLGFASGFHCIGMCGPIALSLGLSKKQQVNFHLQNLTYQFGRILTYSILGAIVGIVGEGFQLAGIQQYISIFAGVLLMVMALFSFGGDFASKIPAINNALLKVKINLGKFLQKSDYSSRFLTGLLNGLLPCGMVYMALTASLAAGGIWQSASFMAIFGLGTFPFMFATVLFGNLINTALRNKILKIVPIVMLILGGLFILRGLELGIPYISPKKEALKVEKKMNSEKTSDENCH; encoded by the coding sequence ATGGAAATAACTCTTATTTTAGCGGCACTAGGTTTAGGTTTTGCAAGCGGATTCCACTGTATAGGAATGTGCGGTCCCATTGCGCTTTCGCTAGGATTGTCTAAAAAACAACAAGTTAATTTCCATCTTCAAAATCTTACTTATCAATTCGGCAGAATTCTCACTTATTCTATTTTAGGAGCCATTGTAGGAATTGTAGGCGAAGGTTTTCAGCTCGCAGGAATTCAGCAATACATCAGCATTTTTGCAGGAGTTTTATTAATGGTTATGGCACTTTTCTCTTTCGGAGGAGATTTTGCCTCAAAAATTCCAGCCATTAATAATGCTTTGCTCAAAGTTAAAATCAATCTCGGAAAATTTTTACAAAAATCTGATTATTCCTCTCGATTTTTAACAGGATTATTAAACGGACTTCTTCCTTGTGGAATGGTTTATATGGCACTTACTGCCAGTTTAGCAGCAGGCGGAATTTGGCAAAGTGCAAGTTTTATGGCTATTTTTGGTTTGGGAACATTTCCGTTCATGTTTGCCACTGTTCTTTTCGGAAATCTAATTAACACGGCTCTTAGAAACAAAATTCTTAAGATTGTACCAATTGTTATGCTCATTTTAGGCGGTTTATTCATTCTAAGAGGTCTAGAATTAGGAATCCCATACATATCTCCTAAAAAGGAAGCTTTGAAGGTAGAGAAGAAAATGAACTCAGAGAAAACTTCAGACGAAAACTGCCATTAA
- a CDS encoding (Fe-S)-binding protein translates to MDLHIKTMAEYAAEGKSPEVLFWVGCAGSFDDRAKKITKAFAKILNKVGVEFAVLGQEESCTGDPAKRAGNEFIFQMMALTNIEVLNAYEVKKIVTACPHCFNTLKNEYPSLGGNYEVMHHTQLLQQLMEQGRLKIEGGAFKGKKITFHDPCYLGRANDEYEAPRVLLEKLDAELVEMKRCKTNGLCCGAGGAQMFKEPEKGNKDINIERTEEALALNPKVVATGCPFCNTMMTDGVKHFNKNEEVEVKDIVELIAEAEDL, encoded by the coding sequence ATGGATTTACATATAAAAACAATGGCAGAATATGCTGCCGAAGGAAAATCTCCAGAAGTTCTTTTTTGGGTAGGTTGTGCAGGAAGTTTTGATGACAGAGCCAAAAAAATTACTAAAGCATTTGCTAAAATTTTAAATAAAGTAGGAGTAGAATTTGCAGTTCTTGGTCAAGAAGAATCTTGTACTGGAGACCCTGCAAAAAGAGCTGGAAATGAATTTATTTTCCAGATGATGGCATTAACGAACATAGAGGTTTTAAACGCTTACGAAGTAAAGAAAATCGTAACGGCTTGTCCGCATTGTTTCAATACTTTAAAAAATGAATATCCTAGTTTAGGAGGTAATTACGAAGTAATGCACCATACACAATTGCTTCAACAATTGATGGAACAAGGAAGACTGAAAATAGAAGGAGGCGCCTTCAAAGGTAAAAAAATTACATTCCACGATCCATGTTATCTAGGAAGAGCGAATGATGAATACGAAGCACCAAGAGTTCTTTTAGAAAAATTAGATGCAGAATTGGTAGAAATGAAGCGTTGTAAAACCAACGGTTTATGTTGTGGAGCTGGAGGTGCACAAATGTTTAAAGAACCAGAAAAAGGCAATAAAGACATCAATATCGAAAGAACAGAAGAAGCACTTGCACTTAATCCAAAAGTAGTAGCAACGGGTTGCCCTTTCTGTAACACCATGATGACAGATGGTGTAAAACACTTCAACAAAAATGAAGAAGTAGAAGTAAAAGATATTGTAGAACTGATTGCAGAAGCAGAAGATTTGTAG
- the serS gene encoding serine--tRNA ligase encodes MLQVSFLREEKERVLEGLKKRNFKQLELVDEAIQLDDERKKTQQELDSQLAEINKISREIGILMKEGKKEEAEAAKSKTAQYKESSKELTTKLSEIETALLNILYQIPNIPYHLVKAGVSADDNEIVYQSHEVHGLGEGAIPHWELAKKYSLIDFELGVKIAGAGFPVYLGKGARLQRALVQYFLDKNTDAGYLEVNPPHVVNEASGYGTGQLPDKEGQMYHVGIDDLYLIPTAEVPVTNIYRDVILDEKDLPIKNTAFSQCYRREAGSYGAHVRGLNRLHQFEKVEIVRIEKPENSYAALEEMVAHVKSILEDLELPFRILRLCGGDQGFTSAMTYDFEVWSAAQEKWLEVSSVSNFETFQANRLKCRFKGDGKTQLAHTLNGSAMALPRIMAALLENNQVEGGIKLPKKVAEYARFEMID; translated from the coding sequence ATGTTACAAGTAAGTTTTTTGCGCGAAGAAAAAGAACGCGTTTTAGAAGGTCTTAAAAAAAGAAATTTTAAGCAATTAGAGTTGGTAGATGAAGCTATCCAATTAGATGACGAACGTAAAAAAACACAACAAGAATTAGACTCGCAATTGGCTGAAATCAATAAAATTTCTAGAGAGATAGGAATTTTAATGAAAGAAGGAAAAAAAGAAGAAGCCGAAGCTGCTAAATCTAAAACGGCTCAATACAAAGAGTCTTCCAAAGAACTTACCACAAAACTTTCGGAAATAGAAACCGCGTTGCTTAATATTTTATATCAAATTCCAAATATTCCTTATCACTTAGTTAAAGCTGGTGTTTCTGCTGATGATAACGAAATCGTTTATCAATCTCACGAAGTTCACGGCTTGGGAGAAGGTGCTATTCCGCATTGGGAATTGGCAAAGAAATATAGTTTAATTGATTTTGAATTAGGCGTAAAAATTGCAGGTGCAGGTTTCCCAGTTTACTTAGGAAAAGGAGCGAGATTACAAAGAGCTTTGGTTCAATATTTCTTAGATAAAAATACAGACGCTGGTTATTTAGAAGTTAATCCGCCTCATGTTGTGAATGAAGCTTCTGGTTATGGAACAGGACAGTTGCCTGACAAAGAAGGCCAAATGTATCACGTAGGAATTGATGATTTATATTTAATTCCAACTGCAGAAGTTCCCGTAACGAATATTTACAGAGATGTTATTTTAGACGAAAAAGATTTGCCAATTAAGAACACTGCTTTTTCACAATGTTATAGAAGAGAAGCGGGTAGTTATGGTGCTCATGTTCGTGGTTTAAACAGATTACACCAATTCGAAAAAGTAGAAATTGTAAGAATTGAAAAGCCAGAAAATTCATATGCAGCTCTTGAAGAAATGGTAGCGCATGTAAAATCTATTTTAGAAGATTTAGAATTGCCATTCAGAATTTTAAGATTGTGTGGAGGCGACCAAGGTTTCACTTCTGCGATGACTTATGATTTCGAAGTTTGGAGTGCTGCGCAAGAAAAATGGTTAGAAGTTTCTTCTGTTTCTAATTTTGAAACCTTCCAAGCGAATCGTTTAAAATGCAGATTCAAAGGTGACGGAAAAACACAACTAGCACATACATTAAACGGTTCTGCAATGGCTTTGCCTAGAATTATGGCTGCTCTGTTAGAAAACAATCAAGTAGAAGGCGGAATTAAGTTACCGAAAAAAGTAGCGGAATACGCTAGATTTGAAATGATTGATTAA
- a CDS encoding CcoQ/FixQ family Cbb3-type cytochrome c oxidase assembly chaperone, producing the protein MIPSNIKDILANIDNAGIYQTLSMIIFIIFFISTVLYVLSRPKKHYSEVEKAPLEDDHNN; encoded by the coding sequence ATGATACCAAGTAATATTAAAGATATCTTAGCAAATATAGATAATGCAGGAATCTACCAAACATTGTCTATGATTATCTTTATCATATTTTTCATCAGCACTGTGTTATACGTTCTTTCTAGACCGAAAAAACACTACAGCGAAGTTGAAAAAGCTCCTTTAGAAGATGATCATAACAATTAA
- a CDS encoding cbb3-type cytochrome c oxidase N-terminal domain-containing protein, giving the protein MKHRTPVLVNIVAILFILVFLFYMFIQNTSFLSSPYFWGTIVIGIVLAYIFNAIGALAENERFKQMTDAEKATFLKEKEIPFFKRLYDSGFKKQSDVEEKDILIDHGFDGIKELDNQLPKWWLGLFYFGVIYAVVYLIAYSVSDFAHPDKEYEAEHKQQLADIAAYDAVTPKATIETAKYIADNIAEGEQIFKTNCVSCHSEGGKGGIGPNLTDDFWINQPEKTLFKNVFHMVENGSPNNPAMQAFGKNGVLNGNDIEKVAAYIYHINQEMPDAAGGAAPQGTKANWEK; this is encoded by the coding sequence ATGAAACATAGAACACCCGTACTTGTAAACATAGTAGCAATATTATTTATCTTAGTATTTTTATTCTACATGTTTATACAAAATACCTCTTTCTTATCTTCTCCTTATTTCTGGGGAACTATAGTAATTGGTATTGTTTTAGCATACATTTTCAATGCAATCGGTGCATTAGCTGAAAACGAAAGATTCAAGCAAATGACAGATGCAGAAAAAGCAACTTTCTTAAAAGAAAAAGAAATTCCATTCTTCAAAAGATTATATGACAGTGGTTTCAAAAAACAATCAGATGTTGAAGAAAAAGACATCCTTATTGACCACGGTTTTGATGGCATCAAAGAATTAGATAATCAATTACCAAAATGGTGGTTAGGCTTATTCTATTTTGGCGTAATTTATGCAGTAGTTTATTTAATTGCCTACTCAGTTTCAGATTTTGCTCACCCAGACAAAGAATATGAAGCAGAGCACAAACAGCAATTAGCAGATATCGCAGCTTATGACGCAGTTACTCCTAAAGCGACTATCGAAACGGCAAAATATATTGCAGATAATATTGCAGAAGGAGAACAAATCTTCAAAACCAACTGTGTATCATGTCACAGTGAAGGTGGAAAAGGAGGAATTGGACCAAACTTAACAGATGATTTCTGGATCAATCAACCAGAAAAAACATTATTCAAAAATGTATTCCACATGGTTGAAAATGGTAGTCCAAACAATCCTGCAATGCAAGCTTTCGGTAAAAATGGAGTTCTTAACGGCAACGACATCGAAAAAGTAGCTGCATACATCTACCACATTAACCAAGAAATGCCAGATGCTGCTGGTGGAGCTGCTCCACAAGGAACCAAGGCAAATTGGGAAAAATAA
- the ccoG gene encoding cytochrome c oxidase accessory protein CcoG, producing the protein MANKEEQFGAGQVIHAETFRDSVSTIEQSGSRKWVYPKKPKGKFTNYRDIVTFILLAIFFITPFLKINGNAMLKINIIDREFFIFGQPFYPQDFFILALGAITSLVFIILFTAIFGRIFCGWICPQTIFMEGVFRKIEFWIEGDRNKQIRLASQPWNAEKIWKKGLKWSVYVVISLIITHWMFMYIVGVEDTLKIMKGGPVEYPTNFIVMVIFTGLFYFVFAWFREQVCTLVCPYGRLQGVLIDKETVNVFYDYKRGENRAKWRKGEDRKAAGKGDCIDCNQCVVVCPTGIDIRNGQQLECINCTMCIDACDEVMIKTGLPTGLIRYATEDEIEKEEKFKFTNRMKAYSLVLLALVGILGYLLNNRGGLEAKFIKPAGSSFYVKDGKINNTYNYTFLNKTNDDKLVTIKVIEPKHGEVIFSGNSTIALKRDKITKGTVNVSFPEKEVNQPKLIVTFGVYDSKGKLLDTFETNFEGPFKLQF; encoded by the coding sequence ATGGCTAATAAAGAAGAACAATTTGGCGCTGGTCAAGTAATTCATGCAGAAACCTTCAGAGATTCTGTATCAACTATAGAACAATCAGGTTCTAGAAAATGGGTATATCCTAAAAAACCAAAAGGGAAATTTACCAATTACAGAGATATTGTCACGTTCATTTTATTAGCCATTTTCTTTATTACTCCATTTCTTAAAATAAATGGAAATGCAATGCTCAAAATAAATATTATCGATAGAGAATTTTTTATTTTCGGGCAACCATTCTATCCGCAAGACTTCTTTATTCTTGCATTAGGAGCAATTACTTCTCTTGTTTTCATTATTCTTTTTACCGCAATCTTCGGAAGAATTTTCTGTGGATGGATTTGTCCACAAACTATTTTTATGGAAGGGGTTTTCCGTAAAATAGAATTTTGGATTGAAGGAGATAGAAACAAACAAATTAGATTAGCCAGTCAACCTTGGAATGCAGAAAAAATCTGGAAAAAAGGATTGAAATGGTCTGTTTATGTAGTCATTTCTCTTATCATTACGCATTGGATGTTCATGTACATCGTAGGTGTAGAAGACACGCTAAAAATCATGAAAGGCGGTCCTGTAGAATACCCTACTAATTTCATTGTAATGGTAATTTTCACTGGATTATTTTACTTCGTTTTTGCTTGGTTCAGAGAGCAAGTTTGTACACTTGTTTGTCCTTATGGCAGATTACAAGGTGTATTGATTGACAAAGAAACCGTAAACGTTTTCTACGATTATAAAAGAGGAGAAAACAGAGCAAAATGGAGAAAGGGTGAAGACAGAAAAGCTGCAGGAAAAGGAGATTGTATCGATTGTAATCAGTGCGTAGTCGTTTGTCCTACTGGTATTGATATTAGAAATGGTCAACAGTTAGAATGCATCAACTGTACTATGTGTATTGATGCTTGTGATGAAGTAATGATCAAAACAGGTTTACCTACAGGTCTTATTCGTTACGCTACAGAAGACGAAATCGAAAAAGAAGAAAAATTCAAATTTACTAATAGAATGAAAGCATACTCGCTTGTTCTATTAGCATTAGTAGGTATTTTAGGCTATTTATTAAACAACAGAGGTGGTTTAGAAGCTAAATTCATCAAACCAGCGGGAAGTTCTTTCTATGTGAAAGACGGAAAAATTAATAATACCTACAATTACACCTTCCTAAACAAAACTAATGATGATAAACTTGTTACCATAAAAGTAATTGAACCAAAACATGGTGAAGTTATTTTCAGTGGAAACAGTACTATCGCTCTAAAACGTGACAAAATCACCAAAGGAACTGTAAATGTAAGTTTCCCTGAAAAAGAAGTGAACCAACCAAAATTAATTGTTACTTTTGGCGTTTATGATTCTAAAGGAAAACTTTTAGACACTTTCGAAACCAATTTTGAAGGTCCATTTAAGTTACAATTCTAA